Genomic DNA from Chlamydiota bacterium:
TTCTTGAGCGGCAGCACCCCCGCGAGCTCCCCGATCACGTTGACGAGCTCCGCGTTCTGCGGCACGACCACCTTCGCGTTCGCCGCGAGCGCCTTCTCCACCGCCTCGAGCTTCCGGAGCACCTGCGCGTTCCCGACGAAGTACCGCTCCGCCGCCTCGTTGACGAGCCGTATCGCCTCCGCCTCGCCCTCGGCCTGGAGGATCCGCGCCTGCTTGATCCCTTCGGCCTTCTTGATCTCGGCCCGCTTCTGCCCGTCGGCGGCGGTCTCGGTCGCGGTGGCGAAGTCCACGGCGGCGATCTTCTCGTTCTCCGCCTTCACCACCTTGTTCATCGTCTCCTGCACATCCTTCGGGGGGTCGATCTCCTTCAGCTCCGTGCGCACGATCTCGATCCCCCAGTGCTGCGTCTCCATGCAGAGGGTCTTGTGGAGTTCCTCGTTGATCTTGCCCCGCTCGCTGTTGGCGGATTTGAGGGTCAGCGTGCCGATGATATTCCTGAGCGTCGTGCGGGCGAGGTTCACGATCTGCCACTCGTAATGGTGCACGTTGTACTGCGAGTTTTTGACGCTCTCCTCG
This window encodes:
- a CDS encoding SPFH/Band 7/PHB domain protein, producing the protein MILVPVFMVAVVLFFMGIRIVRPTHRGLIERLGRYRRFAEPGFHWIIPVIDRMFQVNVTEQMVDAQPQEIITNDNLNARVDAQVYFKVRQDEESVKNSQYNVHHYEWQIVNLARTTLRNIIGTLTLKSANSERGKINEELHKTLCMETQHWGIEIVRTELKEIDPPKDVQETMNKVVKAENEKIAAVDFATATETAADGQKRAEIKKAEGIKQARILQAEGEAEAIRLVNEAAERYFVGNAQVLRKLEAVEKALAANAKVVVPQNAELVNVIGELAGVLPLKKG